A stretch of Allostreptomyces psammosilenae DNA encodes these proteins:
- a CDS encoding glycoside hydrolase family 2 TIM barrel-domain containing protein, with the protein MTSYLTGFAPGAGRREPRAGFTSDAPRIELNGPWRFHLSPSVAEAPTGVADPEFDDSGWGELPVPSLWQMHGHGSPAYTNVDYPFPIEPPFVPDENPTGDYRRDFEVPEGWGGDGAAAVLRFDGVDSCFTAWLNGHELGFSTGSRLPTEFEVTEYLRPGRNVLAVRVHQWSAGSYLEDQDMWWLSGIFRDVTLLARPAGALDDFFVHAGYDAATGAGTLRVETSVPARLTVAELGLVDVPADATHTIAAVRPWTAETPRLYQAELSTAGERVPLRIGFRTVTVEDGLLKVNGERVLFRGVNRHEWHPEHGRALSEETMREDILLMKRHNINAVRTSHYPPHQRFLELCDELGLWVVDECDLETHGFLFVDWRDNPSDDPRWREAYLDRMRRTVERDKNHPSVIMWSLGNESGTGRNLEEMAAWTRRRDPDRPIHYEHDWDSRYVDVYSRMYASHEEVDAIGRRAEEPLEDAGADAHRRALPFVLCEYAHAMGNGPGGLTEYQRLFETHPRCQGGFVWEWIDHGIRRGDHFAYGGDFGEELHDGNFVTDGLVFPDRTPSPGLVEYKKVIEPVRITAEADLLRVTNLYDFRDLSHLSFGWTLEEEGVVVADGTLELPELPAGASTELPVPRLPETTGESWLTVRAVLAEDTPWAPAGHEVAWGQVAVRPAPGAASPATSTTGSTPVSTSVSTSGGTGAAAGPVTLGPGTFDRLTGRLTAIGGLALDGPRLDLWRAPTDNDRGGFPAMEKVWRGVGLDRLRHRVIGIDREDGSLVVRTRVAPAARDIGVLATYRWSLGAGDRLRLTLEVEPQGPWQVPFPRLGLRMALPAWIDRVRWFGRGPGEAYADSRQAARVGRFEASVEELQTPYVFPQENGNRADVRWATLTGPRGGLRVTGEPVFDLTARRWTSEDLDAAAHTVDLVPGDAVHVNLDLAQHGLGTASCGPGVLPEHALTARAATLTVTFAEVAAPTE; encoded by the coding sequence ATGACGAGCTACCTCACCGGGTTCGCCCCCGGTGCCGGCCGGCGTGAGCCCCGGGCGGGCTTCACTTCGGACGCCCCCCGCATCGAGCTGAACGGCCCGTGGCGGTTCCACCTGTCCCCCTCGGTCGCCGAAGCGCCGACGGGGGTGGCGGATCCGGAGTTCGACGACTCCGGCTGGGGTGAGCTCCCGGTGCCGTCGCTGTGGCAGATGCACGGCCACGGCTCGCCCGCCTACACCAACGTCGACTACCCGTTCCCGATCGAGCCGCCGTTCGTCCCGGACGAGAACCCGACCGGCGACTACCGCCGCGACTTCGAGGTCCCCGAGGGCTGGGGCGGCGACGGGGCCGCGGCGGTGCTGCGCTTCGACGGCGTCGACTCCTGCTTCACCGCCTGGCTGAACGGTCACGAGCTGGGCTTCTCGACGGGCAGCCGGCTGCCGACGGAGTTCGAGGTCACCGAGTACCTGCGGCCCGGCCGCAACGTGCTCGCCGTCCGGGTGCACCAGTGGTCGGCCGGCAGCTACCTGGAGGACCAGGACATGTGGTGGCTGTCCGGGATCTTCCGGGACGTCACGCTGCTCGCCCGTCCCGCCGGGGCGCTGGACGACTTCTTCGTGCACGCCGGCTACGACGCGGCCACCGGAGCGGGCACGCTGCGCGTGGAGACCAGCGTCCCGGCGCGGCTGACCGTCGCCGAGCTCGGCCTGGTGGACGTCCCCGCGGACGCCACCCACACCATCGCCGCCGTGCGGCCCTGGACGGCCGAGACGCCCCGGCTGTACCAGGCCGAGCTGAGCACCGCCGGGGAGCGCGTGCCGCTGCGGATCGGCTTCCGCACCGTCACGGTGGAGGACGGCCTGCTCAAGGTGAACGGCGAGCGGGTCCTGTTCCGGGGGGTCAACCGGCACGAGTGGCACCCCGAACACGGCCGCGCACTCAGCGAGGAGACCATGCGGGAGGACATCCTCCTGATGAAGCGGCACAACATCAACGCCGTACGGACCAGCCACTACCCGCCGCACCAGCGCTTCCTGGAGCTGTGCGACGAACTGGGCCTGTGGGTGGTGGACGAGTGCGACCTGGAGACGCACGGCTTCCTCTTCGTCGACTGGCGGGACAACCCCAGCGACGACCCGCGCTGGCGCGAGGCCTACCTGGACCGGATGCGCCGCACCGTCGAACGCGACAAGAACCACCCCAGCGTGATCATGTGGTCGCTGGGCAACGAGTCCGGCACCGGCCGCAACCTGGAGGAGATGGCCGCCTGGACCCGCCGGCGCGACCCGGACCGGCCGATCCACTACGAGCACGACTGGGACAGCCGCTACGTCGACGTCTACAGCCGGATGTACGCCTCGCACGAGGAGGTCGACGCGATCGGCCGCCGCGCCGAGGAGCCGCTCGAGGACGCCGGGGCGGACGCCCACCGCCGGGCACTGCCGTTCGTGCTGTGCGAGTACGCCCACGCGATGGGCAACGGCCCGGGCGGGCTGACCGAGTACCAGCGGCTGTTCGAGACCCACCCGCGCTGCCAGGGCGGCTTCGTGTGGGAGTGGATCGACCACGGCATCCGGCGCGGCGACCACTTCGCCTACGGCGGCGACTTCGGCGAGGAGCTGCACGACGGCAACTTCGTCACCGACGGCCTGGTCTTCCCGGACCGCACGCCCTCACCGGGCCTGGTCGAGTACAAGAAGGTGATCGAGCCGGTGCGGATCACCGCCGAGGCCGATCTGCTGCGCGTCACCAACCTGTACGACTTCCGCGACCTGTCCCACCTGTCCTTCGGCTGGACGCTGGAGGAGGAGGGCGTCGTCGTCGCGGACGGCACCCTGGAGCTCCCGGAGCTGCCCGCCGGCGCCAGCACCGAGCTGCCGGTGCCCCGGCTGCCCGAGACCACCGGGGAGAGCTGGCTCACCGTGCGCGCCGTGCTGGCCGAGGACACGCCCTGGGCGCCGGCCGGGCACGAGGTCGCCTGGGGCCAGGTGGCGGTGCGCCCCGCCCCCGGCGCCGCCTCCCCCGCCACCTCCACCACCGGCTCCACGCCCGTCTCCACGTCCGTCTCCACGTCCGGCGGCACGGGTGCCGCGGCCGGGCCGGTCACGCTCGGCCCGGGCACCTTCGACCGGCTGACCGGGCGACTCACCGCCATCGGCGGCCTCGCCCTGGACGGCCCGCGACTGGACCTGTGGCGGGCCCCCACCGACAACGACCGCGGCGGCTTCCCCGCCATGGAGAAGGTCTGGCGCGGCGTCGGCCTGGACCGGCTGCGCCACCGCGTGATCGGGATCGACCGGGAGGACGGCTCCCTGGTGGTCCGCACCCGGGTCGCCCCGGCGGCACGCGACATCGGCGTGCTGGCCACCTACCGGTGGAGCCTCGGCGCGGGCGACCGGCTCCGGCTCACCCTGGAGGTCGAGCCGCAGGGGCCGTGGCAGGTGCCGTTCCCCCGCCTGGGGCTGCGGATGGCCCTGCCGGCCTGGATCGACCGGGTGCGGTGGTTCGGGCGGGGCCCCGGCGAGGCGTACGCGGACAGCCGGCAGGCGGCCCGCGTCGGCCGCTTCGAGGCGAGCGTCGAGGAGCTGCAGACGCCGTACGTCTTCCCGCAGGAGAACGGCAACCGCGCCGACGTGCGCTGGGCGACGCTGACCGGCCCGCGCGGCGGCCTGCGCGTCACCGGCGAGCCGGTGTTCGACCTGACGGCGCGCCGCTGGACCAGCGAGGACCTGGACGCCGCCGCGCACACCGTGGACCTGGTCCCCGGTGACGCCGTGCACGTCAACCTCGACCTCGCCCAGCACGGCCTCGGAACGGCCTCGTGCGGCCCGGGCGTGCTCCCCGAGCACGCGCTGACCGCCCGCGCCGCGACGCTGACCGTGACCTTCGCCGAGGTGGCCGCCCCGACGGAGTGA
- a CDS encoding ABC transporter ATP-binding protein, which yields MHPHDSPTPLPPEEADASARRRPGELRRIARLFRPYRGRLAVVGVMITASSVVSLASPFLLREVLDTAIPQARTGLLAALTLGMIGVAVATAVLDVWQTYLSTTVGQRVMHDLRTGVYAHLQRLSLAFFTRTRVGEVQSRIANDIGGMQAVVTNTATSIVSNGTTVLATVVAMLALNWRLTLFSLAVLPFFVWLSRRVGAERRRITSERQRKMAAMSSLVQESLSVSGVLLGRSMGRSPALVERFARASDELADLEVRSSMAGRWRQSTVFITFAAMPALIYFFAGWQQAGGSGGAVSTGTLVAFTTLQAQLFRPLAMLLRVGVQVQSSLSLFSRVFEYLDLPVDLTEKPDALTLPRAGERRVRGEVRFTGVGFRYAAADRPARPDGQPDAEPDGGGALHGVDLHVPAGTRLAVVGHTGSGKSTLAYLTARLYDVTEGSVTIDGVDLRDLTFASLADTVGLVAQETYLLHASVAENLRFAKPDATDEELERAARAAHVHDVIAALPQGYDTVVGERGYRFSGGEKQRLALARTILRDPPVLVLDEATSALDTRTERAVQQAVDRLSTGRTTITIAHRLSTVRDADQIVVLERGRVVEQGRHEELLAAGGRYAELVAADRAAEQAAAEAGDLAAGRAGPGAGGGEPREGAAVPAR from the coding sequence ATGCACCCGCACGACTCCCCCACCCCCCTCCCGCCGGAGGAGGCGGACGCCTCCGCCCGGCGCCGCCCCGGCGAACTGCGCCGCATCGCCCGGCTCTTCCGCCCCTACCGGGGCCGGCTGGCCGTCGTCGGCGTCATGATCACCGCCTCCTCGGTGGTGTCGCTGGCCTCGCCCTTCCTGCTCCGCGAGGTGCTGGACACGGCGATCCCGCAGGCCCGCACCGGGCTGCTGGCCGCGCTGACGCTCGGCATGATCGGCGTCGCGGTCGCCACCGCCGTGCTCGACGTGTGGCAGACGTACCTGTCCACCACCGTCGGGCAGCGGGTCATGCACGACCTGCGCACCGGCGTCTACGCCCACCTGCAACGGCTCTCCCTCGCCTTCTTCACCCGCACCCGGGTCGGCGAGGTGCAGTCCCGGATCGCCAACGACATCGGCGGGATGCAGGCGGTGGTGACCAACACCGCCACGTCGATCGTCTCCAACGGGACGACGGTGCTGGCCACCGTGGTGGCGATGCTGGCGCTGAACTGGCGGCTGACCCTGTTCTCGCTGGCCGTTCTGCCCTTCTTCGTCTGGCTCAGCCGCCGGGTCGGCGCCGAGCGGCGCCGGATCACCTCGGAGCGGCAGCGCAAGATGGCGGCCATGTCCTCGCTGGTGCAGGAGTCGCTCTCGGTGAGCGGCGTCCTGCTGGGGCGCTCCATGGGCCGCTCCCCCGCCCTGGTGGAGCGGTTCGCGCGGGCCTCGGACGAGCTGGCGGACCTGGAGGTGCGCTCCAGCATGGCCGGGCGGTGGCGGCAGTCCACCGTGTTCATCACCTTCGCCGCGATGCCCGCGCTGATCTACTTCTTCGCCGGCTGGCAGCAGGCCGGCGGCTCGGGCGGCGCCGTCTCCACCGGAACGCTGGTGGCCTTCACCACCCTGCAGGCGCAGCTGTTCCGCCCGCTGGCGATGCTGCTGCGGGTGGGGGTGCAGGTGCAGAGCTCGCTGTCGCTGTTCAGCCGGGTCTTCGAGTACCTGGACCTCCCGGTGGACCTCACCGAGAAGCCGGACGCGCTCACGCTGCCGCGGGCCGGCGAGCGGCGGGTGCGCGGCGAGGTGCGGTTCACCGGCGTGGGGTTCCGGTACGCGGCGGCCGACCGCCCGGCCAGGCCCGACGGGCAGCCGGACGCGGAGCCCGACGGTGGCGGCGCCCTGCACGGGGTGGACCTGCACGTGCCCGCCGGCACGCGCCTGGCGGTCGTCGGACACACCGGATCGGGCAAGAGCACCCTGGCCTACCTCACCGCGCGCCTGTACGACGTGACCGAGGGCTCCGTCACCATCGACGGCGTGGACCTGCGGGACCTCACCTTCGCCTCGCTGGCCGACACCGTGGGACTGGTGGCCCAGGAGACCTACCTGCTGCACGCCTCGGTGGCGGAGAACCTGCGGTTCGCCAAGCCGGACGCCACCGACGAGGAGCTGGAGCGCGCCGCGCGGGCGGCGCACGTCCACGACGTGATCGCCGCGCTCCCCCAGGGCTACGACACCGTGGTGGGCGAGCGCGGCTACCGCTTCTCCGGCGGCGAGAAGCAGCGCCTGGCGCTGGCCCGGACGATCCTGCGCGATCCCCCGGTGCTGGTGCTGGACGAGGCCACCAGCGCCCTGGACACCCGCACGGAGCGGGCGGTGCAGCAGGCGGTGGACCGGCTCTCGACCGGCCGCACCACGATCACCATCGCCCACCGGCTCTCCACCGTGCGGGACGCCGACCAGATCGTGGTGCTGGAGCGGGGACGGGTGGTCGAGCAGGGGCGGCACGAGGAACTGCTGGCGGCCGGCGGGCGCTACGCCGAGCTGGTGGCCGCGGACCGCGCCGCCGAGCAGGCGGCCGCGGAGGCGGGCGACCTCGCCGCCGGGCGGGCGGGGCCCGGGGCGGGCGGGGGCGAACCGCGGGAGGGCGCGGCCGTCCCGGCGCGCTGA
- a CDS encoding MarR family winged helix-turn-helix transcriptional regulator, giving the protein MPPSRPDTGRPDTPAVPGATVPPGVPSAPGPADTDEVVPAATADSAAVRIGETMHRISHRLRRRHVPRLSPLGLTPAQERALRMVASAPAPLRMVELADRLGIVPRSATTLVDALEQAGLVRRTPDPSSRRSTLLLLTDAGRDLQQRMRQARREVFQEAFAPLSPGEREQLLELLQRVAAGLDGAACHRDRPADGRRPAGEHRGAGEQGAGERLG; this is encoded by the coding sequence ATGCCCCCGTCCCGCCCGGACACCGGCCGGCCCGATACCCCGGCCGTCCCCGGCGCCACGGTCCCGCCCGGTGTCCCGTCCGCGCCCGGCCCCGCCGACACCGACGAGGTGGTGCCCGCCGCCACCGCCGACAGCGCGGCCGTGCGGATCGGCGAGACGATGCACCGGATCAGCCACCGGCTGCGCCGCCGCCACGTGCCGCGGCTGTCCCCGCTCGGCCTGACCCCGGCGCAGGAGCGCGCCCTGCGGATGGTCGCCTCGGCGCCGGCCCCGCTGCGGATGGTGGAGCTGGCGGACCGCCTCGGGATCGTGCCGCGCTCGGCCACCACGCTGGTGGACGCCCTGGAGCAGGCCGGCCTGGTGCGCCGCACCCCCGACCCGAGCAGCCGGCGCTCCACCCTGCTGCTGCTCACCGACGCCGGACGCGACCTCCAGCAGCGGATGCGGCAGGCGCGGCGCGAGGTGTTCCAGGAGGCGTTCGCGCCGCTCAGCCCCGGGGAGCGGGAGCAACTGCTGGAACTGCTGCAGCGGGTCGCCGCCGGCCTGGACGGGGCGGCCTGCCACCGGGACCGCCCGGCGGACGGGCGGCGCCCGGCCGGTGAGCACCGCGGTGCGGGCGAGCAGGGGGCCGGGGAGCGCCTCGGCTGA
- the thrS gene encoding threonine--tRNA ligase: MYDHHRLGRELELFGTDPLIGAGLPYWLPDGAVVRHVLEEYVRDVERRAGYQHVYSPVLGKRELYEVSGHWSHYSEDMFPPMDLGGEQVVLRPSLCPHHALIYRSRAHSYRELPLRMAELGGMYRSELSGVLGGLTRVRAIQLNDAHVFCAPEQVGEEARAALGLIDRAYRALGIRPARYRLSLPGPGGKYVADPDMWRRAAAVLREVLDDSGVDYEAAEGEAAFYGPKIDVQVADGAGREATLSTVQVDFHQPERFDLRYVGPDGARKRPVMIHRSVIGSVERAVAHLLEVHGGAFPAWIAPTQLVVLPVSEAELPQADALRRRAVDQGLRARVAGPEEGTLGARVRAARLVPYQAVLGPKEAADDRVALRLRDGRRLDALPATEVLARVGALVRAHRLDLWDADERG; the protein is encoded by the coding sequence GACCACCACAGACTCGGCCGCGAGCTCGAACTGTTCGGCACCGACCCGCTCATCGGCGCGGGGCTGCCCTACTGGCTGCCGGACGGCGCCGTCGTCCGGCACGTCCTGGAGGAGTACGTCCGCGACGTCGAACGGCGCGCGGGCTACCAGCACGTCTACTCGCCGGTGCTGGGCAAGCGGGAGCTGTACGAGGTCTCCGGGCACTGGTCGCACTACAGCGAGGACATGTTCCCCCCGATGGACCTCGGCGGGGAGCAGGTCGTGCTGCGGCCGAGCCTGTGCCCGCACCACGCGCTGATCTACCGCTCCCGCGCCCACAGCTACCGGGAGCTGCCGCTGCGGATGGCCGAGCTGGGGGGCATGTACCGCTCCGAACTCTCCGGGGTGCTCGGCGGGCTGACCCGGGTACGGGCCATCCAGCTGAACGACGCGCACGTCTTCTGCGCCCCGGAGCAGGTCGGCGAGGAGGCCCGGGCCGCCCTGGGGCTGATCGACCGGGCCTACCGGGCGCTCGGCATCCGCCCGGCCCGCTACCGGCTCTCCCTGCCCGGGCCGGGCGGGAAGTACGTCGCCGACCCGGACATGTGGCGACGGGCCGCCGCCGTGCTGCGGGAGGTGCTGGACGACTCGGGAGTGGACTACGAGGCCGCCGAGGGGGAGGCGGCGTTCTACGGTCCCAAGATCGACGTGCAGGTGGCGGACGGCGCCGGGCGCGAGGCCACCCTGTCCACCGTCCAGGTCGACTTCCACCAGCCGGAACGGTTCGACCTGCGCTACGTCGGCCCGGACGGCGCCCGGAAGCGGCCGGTGATGATCCACCGCAGCGTCATCGGCAGCGTGGAGCGGGCCGTCGCCCACCTCCTGGAGGTCCACGGCGGCGCCTTCCCGGCCTGGATCGCCCCCACCCAGCTGGTGGTCCTGCCGGTCTCCGAGGCGGAGCTGCCGCAGGCCGACGCGCTGCGGCGGCGGGCCGTCGACCAGGGGCTGCGGGCGCGCGTCGCCGGGCCGGAGGAGGGCACCCTGGGCGCCCGCGTGCGCGCCGCCCGGCTCGTGCCGTACCAGGCGGTGCTCGGTCCCAAGGAGGCGGCCGACGACCGGGTGGCCCTGCGGCTGCGCGACGGGCGCCGGCTCGACGCGCTCCCCGCCACCGAGGTGCTGGCCCGCGTCGGCGCCCTGGTCCGCGCCCACCGCCTCGACCTGTGGGACGCCGACGAGCGGGGCTGA